Within Vicia villosa cultivar HV-30 ecotype Madison, WI linkage group LG1, Vvil1.0, whole genome shotgun sequence, the genomic segment ATGTGCCAAGAAGACGCGCCGCCGCCGTCCGTCCGGTTCGGTCTActtgaattaattttttagaaCCCGgattaatagaaattaattatcattgaataattaattaattcggtgCAAATACTATTAAAtaggaaattaattaatatttaatattaattcattACGAATTTGTGACGTGTCCTAAGACCAAGTCTTAACCTAAATTTTGACTAGGTTTACTTAACAGCTACCTTGACCGGGCCGATTCCACTCTCCCACGATTTGGTCCACTCGGTTGGATcctttttgcctataaatacatttcCTTCATTCATTTGTTCAACACTCCAGAATTCATATCTGAATTCTCTCCTCTCTCCCTTATTCTGCTTCATCTTACAAAATATTCTTTTCTGTTTTCGACTGAATTTATTCCAGATACTACGACTGGTTTTTAACCATGAGAAGTTGTATCACTTAGAACGATTCATCATTCGTGCAAGTGTGAATCGTATTTCTTGAAACGAGTTGTTTTATCTTGGAGGCGTCGTGGGTATTTAAGAGTTGTTTTGCATAAATCTGACAGTACCGCGAAAcatcttaaagaaagcgtaccgatctGCGACTCAGCCGATAATTTCCTCTGTgacatttttttttctaaaaccgagAATCAACAATCTCAAATAATGTTTTTGGTCTTCAATCTATTTGGGAAGATTCATAATGTGAATCCAAACTTGCACATGAGTTTGGCGTTGGATTTGCTTGTTGAAGTCAGGAGTCTACTTGAATAACCTTAAGACTCCTGGTTTCAGGTTTCAAGATCCAACAAGTCATGCTATGTGCTTGTCCTCATCTGTTTCAGGTTTCAAGATCCAACAAGTCATGCTATGTGCTTGTCCTCATCTGTATCGAATTGAACTCATAGAACATATCGAGTGAAATTATCTTCCATTGCCTTAGAGGTTTCCATAGGGCAGACAATTTTGCACTGATATCACGTGTAAGAAAGACCGTTGAATTTGGTCCCTTGATCTCAAGGGACTTTAGTTTGTTAAAATAGTTTGAATCGATCAAAATTTCCTGACCCCGGTCATCTTTATTTCTCAGGCCAATGGTCCTCAATTTGGTAGGTGAACGCCTCATTAAAAGTCTAGCAAATTTAGTGGTGGTTTGTAGGAATATATTTCCTAGTCGATCGAGATTGCAAACAGGGAGTGCAGTGCCAAAGTGGTTGTGTCTTTTGAGTATTAAGGGAAGGATGGGTGGCATATTTTGGCTTCTAGTCCTTTCTATATTGCTTACTACTATCTAATAGTCTATGTGTAAGAGTAAGAAGGTCGAGATTTAGGATAGTTAAGAAGAATCTCCAATTGAGGTTGAGTGAGGGGGTCTATTATTTCCGGGTTGGTCCTTTGCTTGGCATTTTCTCATGTTACACCATGTTAATGGATCAACTTCAGGTTGTACGACTCTAAGAAGCTGTGTTATATGTGTAATCTAGATGTCTCTCTCCCCCTCCTAATGAAATTGTGCTGGCATTGGTGTGTACTACAGATGACCAAGGTGTTGTTTTGCTCTTACCAAAGTAGTATGAAAGCCTCCTTTATGTTCGGTTGTTGAAGAGGAGACTTGCGTTTTGCTAGTAGTTATAGAATGGATTATGGACCACCAACTTAGCAAATTTATTTTTGAGTTGGACCTTAAGAGAGTGGTTGATGATTTTAACCAAATTCTGATAATGTCTCTAATTTCATCACCATATTAGCATACTATAGAcattttgtcttctttttctgATACTCCGGTGATGAATTTACTATGAGACAAGTCAATAGAATTGTCTGTCTTTTATCAAAAGTAGCTCCTGCACTATCTAGCCCAGATACTTTATATGATGTTTCAACATGTATCCACCACTTACTAACCAATGAAAGACTTAGGGTCTGTttgaaatagtttttgtttttagtttttaaaaactgaaaagtaaaaatcaaaacacaatttagcCACTTCAAttttttgcttttaaaaactgaaaaattgtgaagagtttttaaaaacacatttgtaaaatattatattcaaacaagtttttagtttttaaattttcaaaaactaaaatagagtTTTTAAAAAGCCTTTCAAACAGGCCCTTACCTTAACTTTGCTAGCTTCAATAAAAACAGTCTGCAGACCTACAATAGCACTCATTAACAGAATGATCCCATCCCCCGATTCTTTAGAAACTATCAGAAGCTCCAACATGTTTAAGCATTCAAGCAATAGACATCTCAAAGATAgaacaaaatgttagaaagaaATTGGAGCAATTTGGGATGATAAATGACATAATTTTATCAGCAGACACTGAAATGTTTACAATCAGcataaataataattgaataataaAGGCAGTGCTGTCCTAACAATATCCAGTACACCCTTACAGTTTTTTGCGGTCAACATCAGCATGGCAGCTTCTCAtttcaaaaaggaaaaaagggGGGCCCGCAATGCCTCACTTTAAATATGGCTAATAAGATGTCCGGACACTAATACTGATCAGTGAGTCTACCTACCTTGCATTTGATGCATTACCAACATTTTCTGTAATAATACTCTTTGCAACTTCCCTAATTTCCAAGCTAAACTCTCAATGAGTTTAGTATGTCTACTATTAACTAGTTTGTGCCCAAGAGAGGGCCTGTGATTTACTTGAAGAGTAGTAAGAACTCTCAGCTTAACACTCAACAGCTTTGACAGTATCCTCAACATCCACAAGGCTAGACATTACTCTATTGAAGTAGCTTCCCCTCAATACAGAAGATAATGACCATACTTTCTAACATAGTGATGGTAAGCAAATCAAAATCACCTCTGATTAGGGTTTGCTACAGTCGGTGGTGCTTCTACAAGTCCAGGTGATGGAGTTTGTGGCCTCGAGATCATTTCAAAGTCAGGATGAAGCATGTCCACTCCACTCCAATCAACATTAGCTGTTATGCTGGAGTTAAGGAATCATACATATTAATTCAAATAAGACATACAACACATGAAGAAAAAGGAGAAAGGATCAAAGAAAGGCATGAAAACAAAAAGGATACAATCTGTTCTCCACATATCTGTTATGCTAACTTCAGCATCTGATAGAAGCCAATAATCAGCATCATTCTGCAAAAATTACCAAAATTATTAGCAATTAATGCAGTAACACTGCATTTCATCAAGGAATCACTCTTAACCAGTCATTAAATGCCAAGTTTGAAAAAACAATTGCAGGACCACATCAGAAGAACTTAATCAATAGGAAGGATTTACACAAGTGCAGCCCATAATCCCAGTATGAAGAGCAAGGGGAAACCCCAAACCTTGATTATGATATACTTACATCAGCATCTGAAGGGACAATCTTCATCATACCCCCAGCAAGCTCTTGGGAAACATTTAGTTCAGAGTATGTCTGGGAAGAGAGAAGAGCTTGAGGTTCAAGTCCGTTACCACTGCATTCAGCAGGAACCATTTCCGTCACTTGTTGCTCATTAGACCCTGAACTTGAAGCAAGAGGTAAGCTCACGGGGGGCTCAGCACCATTAATCTCTTCAAATTTCTCCTCAAATTGACTGAAAACAgttcaaaaattgcaaaaaacTTAAATGGAGAATGCATTATCAAAATGATATACTACAAAACTAGCAAAATGTATAACCATGGGAAAATACTAAATATCACATGAAATACAATGTAATACTCTGGTTTCTAGATAGGCAACATAAGAGATAAAAATAGATATATAAATAAAGGGAATTGCTAATGTACTCcctcttaaaaattaaaatgagtaCACTAGCAACCTACACCTTTTCATTTGCATTTATCcttaaaaacatgtaatattatattatattaccaTTATACCCACTATTTTAAATTGTTTTCAAGTAGAAATAGGTATGTTTTTGTCCAAATGAAAAAGGATTAGATTGCCAATGTACTCTTAACTTTAAGTGGGAGTACATTAGCAATCCCCATAAATAAATAATAGCCAAGGTAACTATACCTGATAAGGTAGACATCGATGGGACCCATTGTGCTCCTAAGAATGATTCTATATCTCCTCTGTAGATAGTCAACGGCCTAATGCATATGGCAGCAATAATTTTCCATCATGTATCAGAAATACTAGTTTTACAAAGATCAAGAACCATtcatcagttgattccctaaACTTACTTCCTCAGGATCAGGGACTTCCAAGGTGGTTCCATGTGGAGCTTTGATTGCTATCAAAGTTTCATTCTGCTACAAGAAATgcacaaatattaaaataaagagaaaccTTGATAACAACATGAAAGGAGAACCAACAATGTTCACAATAACAATGGAAAAGGATGGAATGCAATTTAAAAACAAAGAACTCACCTGGAAGCAAGGTAGGCCCTTAATATCTTCCTCGGTCACAAAAAGGAACCTAAAAGTAATTGAAAATAGGTTAAGTTTATCATGTCCCAATAACAGAATATGTTTCCTTCTGGAAGGGAggacaaaggaaaaatgaatCTAAGAACTGAATGGGAGATTACTTCTGGTTATTTTCATCTTCACTCAAACTTCTCAGCCTTTCTTGCATCTCCCTGTTAATAAAATTATAGCTAGAAAGCATTAGCCAACAATAGTATAGAAACAGTAAATTTCTTCCTTTAGTAATGCAAAGTAACCATATAACCTTATTTGATCATCTAGACTCTGTTCTTCCAAAGAAAGTTTCTCAACTTCTGACTGCAAAACAAAGCCACAAGGCCAGCAAATAATTAACAATATGTTGCAACATAACTACTAGGTCAAAGCCACAAGACTGGCAACATAATTAACAATATTTCATGACATGTTATGCTGCTAAAGCACTAAGTCATTCTGATTGATATAAAACGTATGCCCACCGTTGTCTCTAACAACTTGATATACAATATCTGACAAGTAGAACTACTAGCAAAATATCAAACCTAATTTCAAATCTCTGCCCTTTAAAAACATGAGAAAACATAAAATGAAACATTATCCTTATCGCAACATAACATATTGACACTGTCCACATTCTTCTGTCATGTTGGACATCGGGGTTATGAACACCCAACTTAATTGGTGACACGAATTTCTGTGTCCAGTGATTTTGTGTATATGTAAGGCAGCTGATGCTTGGTTGAGACAAAAGCAGTAGATATTGCTCTTGTCTGCATATGCTCACAGATGAAAGGACAATCTATCTGTGGAGGACTTTTAGTTGTTTTTTATAATCATCGAAAGGGGGTGTAGGAATAAAAAAGGGAGAGTGTGGCTCATCATTGGACTTCCAAAAAGTGCAATATTGAAAActgtatatttaaaatttataatattgttAACCAAAAAATTGCCCCCTTCTTGATAAACTTAAGACCACTAAAACTTTCTTATCATCCCTCTTCATTTCTTCTTGCAACATCCTTTTTCTATATTTCTCCTTTGCCAATGAGTTTACGAGATTCTAACCGGAAAACACAAGGTTTTGGCCGAAAATTTCCAGTTCATAGCAGGAAAAGAGCAAGTTCTGGACAACATGGATGGGCCTGTGCACACAAACCCTTTCTGCAGCTGTGGTTGAGCAATTCTGGTGTGAAATGTGGCCGCAAGTGTTGCACCTGGTTTACACTGTGCATCAGCATTTAGTGTAAGGAGTTTGCATCAGAATGTGTCTGTTGTCACTATATCACAAGTTGCCGAGTTGTAGAGTATTCTAGAACTCTTCGTTAAAACAGAAAAGTCTTGAGCCTTGCTGAGCTAGGGACGGTTATTCCATTACAGTTTCAGATACAGCTTTTCTCTCATATGGTGTTTCTAGGGCCACTAAGTGGAATATCTGCCCATGTCACAGCAGATTGATGCTATCCTTCATTACTAATCCTTTCTAATATCGAAAGCATCAACCAT encodes:
- the LOC131644722 gene encoding transcription factor E2FA-like isoform X1, producing the protein MSGGAGASDRGSPMPREANGAPSRPPLKRHLAFVSTKPPFAPMDEYHSFAAVDSRKVADHVTEAVVIRSPVIKRKNGMNESEGESQKWTNSPGYTHVTSSSPFKTPLSAKDGRTNKSRVSKEGRSCPPTPISNAGSPSPLTPAGSCRYDSSLGLLTKKFINLIKRAEDGILDLNKAAETLEVQKRRIYDITNVLEGIGLIEKNLKNRIHWKGIESSAPGSMDGDISMLKSEVEKLSLEEQSLDDQIREMQERLRSLSEDENNQKFLFVTEEDIKGLPCFQQNETLIAIKAPHGTTLEVPDPEEAVDYLQRRYRIILRSTMGPIDVYLISQFEEKFEEINGAEPPVSLPLASSSGSNEQQVTEMVPAECSGNGLEPQALLSSQTYSELNVSQELAGGMMKIVPSDADNDADYWLLSDAEVSITDMWRTDSNVDWSGVDMLHPDFEMISRPQTPSPGLVEAPPTVANPNQR
- the LOC131644722 gene encoding transcription factor E2FA-like isoform X2: MSGGAGASDRGSPMPREANGAPSRPPLKRHLAFVSTKPPFAPMDEYHSFAAVDSRKVADHVTEAVVIRSPVIKRKNGMNESEGESQKWTNSPGYTHVTSSSPFKTPLSAKDGRTNKSRVSKEGRSCPPTPISNAGSPSPLTPAGSCRYDSSLGLLTKKFINLIKRAEDGILDLNKAAETLEVQKRRIYDITNVLEGIGLIEKNLKNRIHWKGIESSAPGSMDGDISMLKSEVEKLSLEEQSLDDQIREMQERLRSLSEDENNQKFLFVTEEDIKGLPCFQNETLIAIKAPHGTTLEVPDPEEAVDYLQRRYRIILRSTMGPIDVYLISQFEEKFEEINGAEPPVSLPLASSSGSNEQQVTEMVPAECSGNGLEPQALLSSQTYSELNVSQELAGGMMKIVPSDADNDADYWLLSDAEVSITDMWRTDSNVDWSGVDMLHPDFEMISRPQTPSPGLVEAPPTVANPNQR